A single Pseudoxanthomonas sp. DNA region contains:
- a CDS encoding phosphoglycerate mutase, with amino-acid sequence MAQATLLLPARTRLVGQLLPPDVAKALGRADRSEGEGGERAQLRRQFQLVPDHWPVAALTRQRDAQDAAGARWLRADPARVSPDMTGARMLAYGEALALTDEDTAHLLPALKPLFGDAGMLLDAPQPARWYLRLPMEAKLPTFAPASEVLGDDLFAHLPEGDAGRRWRALLSEAQVLLHNHPWNAQRVAQGKPPVNSLWFWGGGVLPDAVRTGFRQVKGNDVLLQSLAQVAGVEATHANGEGGVDALIDLRHLRNLDLLCRDALRPLLDALRTRELDALTLDFEDGALFSLRREQRWRLWRGALQRLDTARPDHVPA; translated from the coding sequence ATGGCCCAGGCCACCCTGCTGCTGCCTGCGCGCACCCGCCTGGTCGGGCAGCTGTTGCCGCCCGACGTCGCGAAGGCGTTGGGGCGCGCGGACCGCAGCGAGGGCGAGGGCGGCGAGCGCGCGCAGCTGCGGCGGCAGTTCCAGCTGGTGCCGGACCACTGGCCGGTCGCCGCCCTGACGCGCCAGCGCGATGCGCAGGATGCGGCGGGCGCCCGGTGGCTGCGCGCGGATCCGGCACGCGTCTCCCCCGACATGACGGGCGCCCGCATGCTGGCCTACGGCGAAGCGCTGGCGCTCACCGACGAGGACACCGCGCACCTGCTTCCCGCGTTGAAGCCCCTGTTCGGCGATGCCGGCATGCTGCTCGACGCACCGCAGCCGGCGCGCTGGTACCTGCGCCTGCCGATGGAGGCGAAGCTGCCGACGTTCGCACCGGCCAGCGAGGTGCTGGGCGACGATCTGTTCGCCCATCTTCCCGAGGGCGATGCGGGCCGTCGCTGGCGCGCCCTGCTCAGCGAAGCCCAGGTGCTGCTGCACAACCATCCGTGGAACGCGCAGCGGGTCGCCCAAGGCAAGCCGCCGGTGAACTCGCTCTGGTTCTGGGGCGGCGGCGTGCTGCCGGATGCCGTGCGCACCGGCTTCCGCCAGGTGAAAGGCAACGACGTGCTGTTGCAGTCGCTGGCGCAGGTCGCCGGCGTGGAAGCGACGCATGCCAATGGCGAAGGCGGCGTGGATGCATTGATCGACCTGCGCCACCTGCGCAACCTGGACCTGCTGTGCCGCGATGCGCTGCGGCCGCTGCTGGACGCCCTGCGCACGCGCGAACTCGACGCGCTCACGCTCGACTTCGAGGATGGCGCCCTGTTTTCGCTGCGCCGCGAACAGCGCTGGCGCCTGTGGCGCGGCGCATTGCAACGTCTGGATACGGCGCGCCCGGACCACGTTCCCGCATGA
- the greA gene encoding transcription elongation factor GreA encodes MRAPLTMQGAQRLRQELDQLKTVKRPEVIAAIAEARAHGDLKENAEYHAAREQQGFIEGRIKQLEGELSHAEIIDVSKLNAGSRIVFGAKVVLADVDTDEEKRYQVVGDLEADIKQGLIAISSPLARALIGKHEGDSVTIDAPAGQREYEIVSVSYAD; translated from the coding sequence GTGAGAGCCCCATTGACCATGCAAGGCGCGCAGCGCCTGCGCCAGGAACTGGACCAGCTGAAGACGGTCAAGCGACCTGAAGTGATCGCCGCCATCGCCGAAGCGCGTGCGCACGGCGATCTGAAGGAAAACGCCGAGTACCACGCCGCGCGCGAGCAGCAGGGCTTCATCGAAGGCCGCATCAAGCAGCTGGAAGGCGAACTGTCGCACGCCGAGATCATCGACGTCAGCAAGCTCAACGCGGGCTCGCGCATCGTGTTCGGCGCCAAGGTGGTGCTGGCCGACGTGGATACCGACGAGGAGAAGCGCTACCAGGTCGTCGGCGACCTGGAGGCCGACATCAAGCAGGGCCTGATCGCGATCTCCTCGCCGCTGGCCCGCGCCCTGATCGGCAAGCACGAGGGCGACAGCGTCACCATCGACGCGCCGGCCGGCCAGCGCGAGTACGAAATCGTCAGCGTTTCCTACGCCGACTGA